Proteins co-encoded in one Streptococcus parauberis NCFD 2020 genomic window:
- a CDS encoding DUF4352 domain-containing protein, whose protein sequence is MKKLAISMVTLSSIFLLTACGGNKETKDGTVASNGLQVKVVDGEYVQPYDMKTSSSKNGFLALQLKLKNTGDKSLTYSESDITLNSEDEDLEPEHAYDSTNKFKTIGYEKLSKGRSKTEYVVFEVDKSEKGYKLTIDPNTSEKADPIELKVNAKKYRDNTENIRDLVDSYVKQTFLPGAENADKKLSKDFTLANKIEEDQKKYMDEFKKDIKDSCRYYQPSDADLEKIAKGYVDANSKRAKMEYTVKSYLPTSATITVKPSVINFDDMDLEGLANDYVEKHGNSSADYETKYKEAEKYILENLGSRYDSAAINTPKYMSGDGYDINISKDVDSGKWTVDSSDADLNYSYKDLVKAFTGGIKY, encoded by the coding sequence ATGAAAAAATTAGCAATTAGCATGGTTACATTATCGTCAATCTTTTTATTAACTGCTTGTGGTGGCAATAAAGAAACTAAAGATGGTACCGTTGCATCAAATGGTTTACAAGTTAAAGTCGTTGACGGTGAATACGTACAACCATATGATATGAAAACTTCAAGTAGTAAAAATGGCTTCTTAGCATTACAACTTAAACTAAAAAATACTGGTGACAAATCTCTAACTTATAGTGAGTCAGACATCACACTTAATAGTGAGGATGAAGATTTAGAACCAGAACATGCTTACGATTCAACTAACAAATTTAAAACAATTGGCTATGAAAAATTATCAAAAGGTCGCTCAAAAACAGAATATGTTGTTTTTGAAGTTGATAAGAGTGAAAAAGGTTATAAATTAACAATTGATCCTAACACTTCTGAAAAAGCAGATCCAATTGAACTCAAAGTTAATGCAAAAAAATATAGAGATAATACAGAAAACATTAGAGATTTAGTAGACAGCTATGTTAAACAAACTTTCTTGCCAGGTGCAGAAAATGCAGATAAGAAATTATCAAAAGACTTTACATTAGCTAACAAAATTGAAGAAGACCAAAAGAAATATATGGACGAATTCAAAAAAGATATCAAGGATTCATGTCGTTACTATCAACCAAGTGATGCGGATCTTGAAAAAATTGCCAAAGGTTATGTGGATGCTAACTCTAAACGTGCCAAAATGGAATACACTGTTAAGTCATACCTTCCTACATCAGCAACTATCACAGTTAAACCATCTGTTATCAACTTTGATGATATGGACCTTGAAGGTTTAGCTAATGACTATGTTGAAAAACATGGCAATTCAAGTGCTGACTACGAAACAAAATATAAAGAAGCTGAAAAATACATCTTAGAAAACCTAGGAAGTCGTTATGATTCAGCAGCTATTAATACACCAAAATACATGTCTGGCGATGGTTATGATATCAATATCTCAAAAGATGTTGATTCAGGAAAATGGACTGTTGATTCATCAGATGCAGATTTAAACTACTCTTACAAAGATTTAGTTAAAGCATTCACAGGTGGAATTAAATATTAA